One window of Pseudomonas sp. FP198 genomic DNA carries:
- a CDS encoding ligase-associated DNA damage response exonuclease — translation MDLVIARPEGLYCPQGDFYIDPWRPVDRSVITHAHGDHARGGNQHYLAAAPGEGILRSRLGQDINLQTLPYGERLVHHGVTLSFHPAGHVLGSAQVRLEYQGEVWVASGDYKVEPDGTCAPFEPVKCHTFITESTFGLPIYRWQPQTQVFDEINQWWRGNIAAGRASVLFCYSFGKAQRILHGIDASLGPILAHGAVEPLNRVYREAGVHLPPTIYAGDVKKTDPIMSQALVIAPPSAGGSTWMRRFGDYSDAFASGWMRLRGTRRRRGVDRGFVLSDHADWPGLLWAIEQTGAERVMVTHGSVAVLVRHLCEQGLDAQGFTTEYGDDEEDVAVASDSGEDAS, via the coding sequence ATGGATCTGGTCATTGCCCGCCCCGAAGGCCTGTATTGTCCGCAGGGAGATTTCTACATCGACCCATGGCGTCCGGTGGACCGCTCGGTCATTACCCACGCCCACGGCGACCATGCCCGCGGCGGCAACCAGCACTACCTGGCAGCGGCACCCGGCGAAGGCATCCTGCGCTCCCGGCTGGGCCAGGACATCAACCTGCAAACCCTGCCCTATGGCGAACGGCTGGTGCACCATGGCGTGACCTTGAGCTTTCATCCCGCCGGCCATGTATTGGGCTCTGCCCAGGTGCGGCTGGAATATCAAGGCGAGGTGTGGGTCGCGTCCGGCGACTACAAAGTGGAGCCCGACGGCACCTGCGCACCGTTCGAGCCGGTGAAATGTCATACGTTCATCACCGAATCCACCTTCGGCCTGCCGATCTATCGCTGGCAGCCCCAGACGCAGGTGTTCGATGAGATCAACCAATGGTGGCGCGGGAACATCGCCGCCGGCCGGGCCAGCGTGTTGTTCTGTTATTCCTTTGGCAAGGCCCAGCGAATCCTCCACGGCATCGACGCGAGCCTGGGCCCGATACTCGCCCATGGCGCGGTGGAGCCGCTGAACCGGGTCTATCGCGAAGCCGGTGTGCACCTGCCGCCGACGATCTATGCCGGCGATGTGAAAAAGACTGATCCGATCATGAGCCAGGCGCTGGTCATCGCCCCGCCCTCCGCCGGTGGCAGCACCTGGATGCGGCGTTTTGGCGATTACAGCGACGCCTTCGCCAGCGGCTGGATGCGCTTGCGCGGCACCCGTCGGCGACGGGGCGTGGATCGGGGCTTCGTGCTTTCCGATCACGCCGACTGGCCTGGCCTGCTCTGGGCCATCGAACAGACCGGCGCCGAACGGGTCATGGTCACCCACGGATCGGTCGCCGTGCTGGTGCGTCATCTCTGTGAACAAGGCCTCGACGCCCAGGGCTTCACCACGGAATACGGCGATGACGAAGAGGACGTCGCCGTGGCGAGCGACAGCGGCGAGGACGCTTCATGA
- a CDS encoding penicillin acylase family protein: MASPASISFLPKLGVAAAVASVLGLSGCQAWNTQDTVAPTTGVQPLKGLAQNVSVRRNALGMPLIESNSFHDALFALGYVHASDRITQMATLRLLAQGRLAEMSGAERLDVDRYMRAVNLKKSADELYKASSPRLKRFFEVYARGVNAYLFRYRDKLPADLAATGYKPEYWKPEDSALLFCLLNFTQSANLPEEVAALVLAQSVTNDKLAWLSPSYPDEPLPLAEAEKLQGVRLNGQIPGLNEISKASAELADLNLLGAASSSNWAIGPQRSRNGKSLLAGDSHGPLGVPSLWSPVQIRAPKYQAAGLSVAGIPMILAGFNGNVAWSMTSVLGDNQDLYLEKIRRQGNGLSYEANGKWQQATVRNETYFIKGQRSIREAVYETRHGPLLNSAQGPAMANGLGLALQLPSFSDDKTLDALFDLSRAQNVERASDASREIRALAVNMVFADARNIGWQVTGRYPNRREGEGLLPSPGWDSRYDWDGYADPMLHPYDQDPAQGWLGTANQRVIPHGYGMQLSNSWAAPERGERLAELAGAGKHDARSLIAMQYDQTTTFAAKLKKVFEAPGMAQPLKQAIEALPEADRAKAREAYTRLMAFDGRLSPVSTDAAIYGLFLQESMKQTFLDELGPENSPAWKALVANGQLSYSAQADHLLGREDSPFWDDVRTPQKEDKAVILARSLAAAVSAGDSLLGTDHSAWQWGKLHRQEWKNASGQTVRGPLAAGGDGSTLNTAAFAWGQDFNTTLAPATRFIVDFSQPEPLTIQGGAGQSGNPASPHYLNGLEPWLKGQYQSLPLQPQNFDRAYGKTRLTLVPGK; this comes from the coding sequence ATGGCCTCGCCAGCCTCGATTTCTTTCCTTCCCAAGCTCGGCGTTGCCGCAGCAGTGGCCAGCGTGCTCGGTTTGAGCGGTTGCCAGGCCTGGAATACCCAGGACACGGTCGCGCCCACCACCGGCGTACAACCGCTCAAGGGGCTGGCGCAGAATGTCTCGGTCCGGCGTAATGCCTTGGGCATGCCGCTGATCGAGAGCAACAGTTTTCATGACGCCCTGTTTGCCCTCGGCTATGTGCATGCCAGCGACCGGATCACCCAGATGGCGACCCTGCGCCTGCTCGCCCAGGGCCGCCTGGCGGAAATGTCCGGCGCCGAACGGCTGGACGTTGACCGCTACATGCGCGCCGTCAACCTGAAGAAAAGCGCGGATGAGCTGTACAAGGCATCTTCGCCACGCCTGAAGCGCTTTTTCGAAGTCTATGCGCGAGGCGTCAACGCCTACCTGTTCCGCTATCGCGACAAGCTGCCGGCAGACCTGGCCGCCACCGGCTACAAACCCGAGTACTGGAAACCGGAAGATTCGGCGCTGCTGTTCTGCCTGCTGAATTTCACCCAGTCGGCCAACCTGCCGGAAGAAGTCGCCGCCCTGGTGCTGGCCCAGAGCGTAACCAACGATAAACTGGCTTGGCTGAGCCCGTCCTACCCGGACGAGCCATTGCCCCTGGCCGAAGCCGAAAAGCTGCAGGGCGTCCGGCTCAATGGGCAGATTCCCGGTTTGAATGAAATCAGCAAGGCCAGCGCCGAGTTGGCCGACCTGAACCTGCTGGGCGCAGCGTCGTCGAGCAACTGGGCCATCGGCCCGCAGCGCAGCCGCAACGGCAAGAGCCTGTTGGCCGGCGACAGTCATGGCCCACTGGGCGTGCCGTCGCTCTGGAGCCCGGTGCAGATTCGCGCGCCCAAATATCAGGCGGCCGGGCTTTCCGTGGCGGGCATCCCGATGATCCTCGCGGGCTTCAACGGTAACGTCGCGTGGAGCATGACCAGTGTTCTCGGCGACAACCAGGACCTGTACCTGGAAAAGATCCGACGCCAGGGCAACGGCCTGTCCTACGAAGCCAACGGCAAGTGGCAGCAAGCGACCGTGCGCAACGAAACCTACTTCATCAAGGGCCAACGGTCGATCAGAGAGGCGGTGTACGAAACCCGCCACGGCCCGCTGCTCAACAGCGCCCAAGGCCCGGCCATGGCCAACGGCCTGGGGCTGGCCCTGCAGCTGCCGAGCTTCAGCGACGACAAGACCCTGGACGCGCTCTTCGATCTGTCACGCGCGCAGAATGTCGAGAGAGCCTCCGACGCCAGCCGGGAGATCCGCGCCCTGGCGGTAAACATGGTGTTCGCCGACGCCCGCAACATCGGCTGGCAGGTCACCGGTCGTTACCCGAACCGCCGCGAGGGCGAGGGCCTGTTGCCATCGCCGGGCTGGGACAGCCGTTATGATTGGGACGGCTACGCCGATCCGATGCTGCATCCCTACGACCAGGACCCGGCGCAGGGTTGGCTCGGCACCGCCAACCAGCGCGTCATTCCCCATGGCTACGGCATGCAACTGTCCAACTCCTGGGCGGCGCCGGAACGTGGCGAGCGCCTGGCCGAACTGGCCGGCGCAGGCAAGCACGACGCCCGCAGCCTGATCGCCATGCAATACGACCAGACCACGACATTCGCGGCCAAGCTGAAGAAAGTCTTCGAAGCCCCGGGCATGGCCCAGCCACTCAAGCAGGCGATCGAAGCCCTGCCGGAGGCGGACCGCGCCAAGGCACGCGAGGCCTACACCCGCCTGATGGCGTTCGATGGCCGGCTCAGCCCGGTTTCCACCGACGCAGCGATCTATGGGCTGTTCCTGCAGGAAAGCATGAAGCAGACGTTCCTTGATGAACTGGGCCCCGAAAACAGTCCGGCGTGGAAAGCGCTGGTCGCCAACGGCCAGCTGTCTTATTCGGCCCAGGCCGATCATTTGCTTGGTCGTGAGGACAGTCCGTTCTGGGACGATGTGCGCACGCCGCAAAAAGAAGACAAGGCCGTTATCCTGGCTCGCAGCCTCGCGGCGGCCGTTAGCGCCGGTGACAGTCTGTTGGGTACTGACCACAGCGCGTGGCAGTGGGGCAAGCTGCACCGCCAGGAATGGAAAAACGCCAGCGGCCAGACCGTACGCGGCCCGCTGGCAGCCGGCGGCGATGGCAGCACGCTCAATACCGCCGCGTTCGCCTGGGGCCAGGATTTCAACACGACCCTGGCGCCGGCCACCCGGTTTATCGTTGATTTCAGCCAGCCTGAGCCGTTGACGATCCAGGGCGGCGCCGGCCAATCGGGCAACCCGGCCAGCCCGCACTATCTGAACGGCCTCGAGCCATGGCTCAAGGGCCAATATCAAAGCCTGCCCTTGCAACCGCAGAATTTTGACCGGGCGTATGGCAAGACTCGTTTGACGCTGGTGCCGGGAAAATAG
- a CDS encoding cysteine hydrolase family protein translates to MALQKNAALILIDQQKGILHPRLGPRNNPEAELRMLELLGCWRESARPVIHVHHLSRSEASVFWPGQSGVEVQERFKPLAGEGLVQKQVPDAFCGTTLEADLRSAGIGQLVIVGVATNNSVESTARTAGNLGFDTWVAEDACYTFDKADFFGYVRSAVEVHAMSLGNLHGEYATVVSVERILAAG, encoded by the coding sequence ATGGCGCTACAGAAAAACGCGGCGCTGATCCTTATCGATCAGCAGAAAGGCATCCTCCATCCCAGGCTTGGCCCGCGCAACAATCCCGAGGCGGAGCTGCGCATGCTGGAATTGCTCGGATGCTGGCGAGAGTCGGCGCGGCCGGTCATCCATGTCCATCATCTGTCCCGGTCCGAGGCATCAGTCTTCTGGCCTGGACAATCAGGCGTGGAGGTTCAGGAGCGGTTCAAGCCCCTGGCCGGGGAGGGGCTGGTCCAGAAGCAGGTGCCCGATGCGTTTTGCGGCACCACCCTGGAGGCGGATTTGCGCAGTGCGGGAATCGGGCAACTGGTGATTGTCGGCGTGGCCACGAACAATTCGGTGGAGTCCACCGCGCGCACGGCTGGCAACCTGGGGTTCGATACGTGGGTGGCCGAGGATGCGTGTTATACCTTCGACAAGGCCGACTTCTTCGGTTATGTCCGTTCGGCTGTCGAGGTGCATGCGATGTCCCTGGGGAACCTGCATGGGGAGTATGCGACGGTGGTCAGCGTGGAGCGGATTCTGGCGGCGGGCTGA
- a CDS encoding SEC-C metal-binding domain-containing protein has protein sequence MTQQPHVHGPDCNHDHDLHHDHDHGHVHGPNCGHAHQEPVRNTLKDVGRNDPCPCGNGKKFKKCHGA, from the coding sequence ATGACCCAACAACCCCACGTCCATGGCCCTGATTGCAACCACGACCATGATCTTCACCACGATCATGATCACGGCCATGTCCACGGCCCGAACTGCGGCCACGCCCACCAGGAACCCGTGCGCAACACCCTGAAGGACGTCGGTCGCAACGACCCTTGCCCGTGCGGCAATGGCAAGAAATTCAAGAAGTGCCATGGGGCTTGA
- a CDS encoding LEA type 2 family protein, whose amino-acid sequence MTQTSRLLRITCLLLFVGLGGCASWRGEEAPEPQVHLVKVEVVRARLLEQKFMLHFRVDNPGEDDLTVRGLTYRIHLDDLLLTEGEHEHWFTVRPGHSAYFKVPIRTNLWPQVRELVKMLKKPRQQIPYRLEGELETGLFIAHYVHLERNGVIIAADLIAE is encoded by the coding sequence ATGACCCAGACATCTCGATTGCTGCGCATCACTTGCCTGCTCCTGTTCGTCGGGCTAGGGGGGTGTGCGTCCTGGCGAGGTGAAGAGGCACCCGAACCGCAGGTGCATCTGGTCAAGGTGGAGGTCGTGCGGGCCCGGTTGCTGGAACAGAAGTTCATGTTGCACTTTCGCGTCGACAACCCCGGCGAAGACGACCTCACCGTACGCGGCCTGACCTACCGGATCCACCTGGACGACTTGCTGCTGACCGAAGGTGAGCATGAACACTGGTTTACGGTGCGCCCCGGACACAGCGCCTATTTCAAAGTGCCGATCCGCACCAACCTGTGGCCGCAGGTGCGCGAACTGGTGAAAATGCTGAAGAAACCCCGGCAACAGATTCCCTATCGTCTGGAGGGGGAGCTGGAAACCGGTTTATTCATCGCCCACTACGTGCACCTGGAACGCAATGGCGTGATAATCGCCGCCGATCTAATTGCGGAGTAA
- a CDS encoding YchJ family protein, whose product MHTTICPCGSGNPLDACCGHYHDGHPAPCAAALMRSRYSAYVLGLVDYLVSTTLPAQQEGLDRRAISEWSAGSTWLGLEVESSEVFGGQPEHAFVTFTARWHDGQGEHSHREQSSFVQNGGRWYFIDPTVPVKTGRNDNCPCGSGHKFKKCCASYFAG is encoded by the coding sequence CTGCATACAACCATTTGCCCTTGCGGCAGCGGCAACCCGTTGGACGCCTGCTGCGGCCATTATCACGACGGTCATCCAGCGCCCTGCGCCGCAGCCTTGATGCGCTCGCGCTACAGCGCTTATGTGCTGGGCCTGGTGGATTATCTGGTGAGCACCACCCTGCCCGCCCAACAGGAGGGCCTCGACCGCCGGGCCATCAGCGAATGGAGCGCCGGCAGCACCTGGCTGGGCTTGGAGGTGGAGAGCAGCGAGGTATTCGGCGGCCAGCCGGAACATGCCTTCGTCACTTTCACCGCACGCTGGCACGACGGCCAGGGCGAACACAGCCACCGCGAACAATCCTCGTTTGTGCAGAACGGCGGGCGCTGGTACTTCATCGACCCGACCGTGCCGGTCAAGACGGGACGCAACGACAACTGCCCGTGCGGTAGCGGGCACAAATTCAAGAAGTGCTGCGCCAGCTATTTTGCCGGTTGA
- a CDS encoding DUF6231 family protein: MNVAISSRTPQQALAAVLDRYAPQKLLLIGAGSFPALEAFQQAHPDTEVVHAAPGPLPADLAARRFDLALALDCLEHLPKRDGLNLLGGIRNLNASRIAVLADLNACGWQETDFFSLALQASERFQREDQVLTLFTYDLLEYKQVPDWLNSRFWANPENFGKYWW, encoded by the coding sequence ATGAACGTTGCCATTTCTTCGCGCACGCCCCAGCAGGCGCTGGCCGCCGTGCTTGACCGCTATGCCCCGCAAAAGCTGCTGCTGATCGGCGCTGGCAGCTTCCCCGCGCTCGAGGCATTCCAGCAGGCGCATCCCGACACCGAGGTGGTCCATGCCGCCCCCGGCCCCTTGCCGGCGGATCTGGCTGCGCGGCGTTTCGACCTGGCCCTGGCGCTCGATTGCCTGGAGCATTTGCCCAAGCGCGACGGTCTGAACCTGTTGGGCGGCATTCGCAATCTCAACGCCAGCCGAATCGCCGTGCTGGCCGACCTCAATGCGTGCGGCTGGCAGGAAACCGACTTCTTCTCCCTGGCCCTGCAGGCCAGCGAGCGCTTCCAGCGCGAAGATCAGGTGCTGACCCTGTTTACCTACGATCTGCTTGAATACAAGCAGGTCCCCGACTGGCTCAACTCACGTTTCTGGGCCAACCCGGAAAACTTTGGAAAATATTGGTGGTAG
- a CDS encoding OmpA family protein: MSIVRTALPLVLLTSVLTGCAGLQKTDWPICAATGGVVGAGLGAIESSSWIGPGALVAGTVAAGWCWAHGDGDEDGDGVPDSRDKCPGTPKGVQVDADGCPPPAPAPTPVAEAPVMVQEETIVVRDVHFEFNKATLTPTDKEVLSTIATRLKQETSTAQLRVTGHTDSVGSDAYNQKLSEKRANSVVQYLVESGVPRASFVSVAGAGESQPVADNKTADGRAMNRRTEIKINR; encoded by the coding sequence ATGAGCATAGTTCGGACAGCGTTACCCCTGGTTCTGCTAACCAGTGTGTTGACTGGTTGCGCAGGTTTGCAAAAAACCGACTGGCCGATCTGTGCGGCCACCGGTGGTGTGGTCGGCGCAGGATTGGGCGCCATCGAAAGCAGTTCCTGGATCGGCCCGGGCGCACTGGTCGCCGGTACGGTGGCGGCAGGCTGGTGCTGGGCTCATGGCGATGGCGACGAGGACGGCGATGGCGTGCCGGACAGTCGTGACAAGTGCCCGGGCACGCCGAAGGGCGTGCAGGTCGATGCCGACGGCTGCCCACCTCCGGCACCTGCACCGACACCGGTGGCTGAAGCGCCCGTGATGGTCCAGGAAGAAACGATCGTGGTCCGCGACGTGCATTTCGAATTCAACAAGGCCACCCTCACGCCGACGGACAAAGAAGTGCTGAGCACCATCGCGACCCGGCTGAAGCAGGAAACCTCCACCGCGCAACTGCGCGTGACCGGGCACACCGACAGCGTCGGCAGCGATGCCTATAACCAGAAACTGTCGGAAAAACGCGCCAACTCGGTGGTTCAATACCTGGTCGAAAGCGGCGTGCCTCGCGCCAGTTTCGTCTCGGTGGCCGGCGCCGGGGAAAGCCAGCCGGTGGCGGATAACAAAACCGCCGATGGTCGCGCGATGAACCGTCGCACGGAAATCAAGATAAACCGCTGA
- a CDS encoding OmpA family protein — protein MNVLIRAALPVLLASSLLSGCATHSDGSASLNQRTWPICSLIGGLVGGGLGAIESGGWAAGGAALGLLGGGLICYAQDGDEDDDGVFDRRDRCPDTPANTPVEHHGCPLPQYPASTPPAEPDMPTSEVITLNDAGKVLFDFDKSDLTAAARSQLDELTAKLNHANVASIRVVGHTDSVGTEAYNQDLSERRAGSVVEYLLTQGVAPAKLTSEGKGESQPVADNETDEGRAQNRRVELHIQR, from the coding sequence ATGAACGTTCTAATCAGGGCCGCCTTACCGGTACTGCTGGCAAGCAGCCTGCTGTCCGGTTGCGCCACTCACAGTGATGGCAGTGCCTCGCTCAATCAACGTACCTGGCCGATCTGCAGCTTGATCGGCGGGCTTGTCGGCGGTGGTCTCGGGGCCATCGAAAGCGGTGGCTGGGCCGCCGGTGGCGCTGCGTTGGGGCTGCTGGGCGGTGGTTTGATCTGTTACGCCCAGGACGGCGACGAAGACGACGACGGTGTATTCGATCGTCGCGACCGTTGTCCCGACACACCGGCCAACACCCCCGTCGAACATCACGGCTGCCCGCTGCCGCAATACCCGGCCAGCACGCCACCGGCCGAGCCGGACATGCCCACCAGCGAAGTCATTACCCTGAACGACGCTGGCAAGGTGCTGTTCGATTTTGACAAGTCCGACCTCACCGCCGCGGCCAGAAGCCAGCTCGACGAGCTGACGGCAAAACTGAATCACGCCAACGTCGCCAGTATCCGCGTGGTGGGTCACACCGACAGTGTCGGTACCGAGGCGTATAACCAGGACCTCTCGGAACGTCGAGCCGGCAGCGTGGTGGAGTATTTGCTGACGCAGGGCGTGGCCCCGGCAAAACTCACGAGTGAAGGCAAGGGCGAAAGCCAACCGGTGGCCGACAACGAGACCGATGAGGGGCGGGCCCAGAACCGTCGGGTCGAATTGCATATCCAGCGTTAA
- a CDS encoding DUF1145 domain-containing protein encodes MKVFWWLGRLLTLLFWLVVLVNLVMPFVHPLHLLVNLAGVSLLAIHLLELLLFRARFRGRPAPGRDRLRVLLFGIFHLQALPTAPEASHA; translated from the coding sequence ATGAAGGTGTTTTGGTGGCTGGGGCGCTTGCTGACCCTGCTGTTCTGGCTGGTGGTGCTGGTCAATCTGGTCATGCCGTTCGTCCATCCGCTGCATCTGTTGGTCAATCTGGCCGGGGTGTCGTTACTGGCGATCCATCTGCTCGAACTTCTGTTGTTCAGGGCTCGGTTTCGTGGTCGTCCCGCTCCTGGTCGTGATCGCCTCAGGGTGCTGCTGTTCGGCATCTTTCACCTGCAAGCCCTCCCGACCGCGCCAGAGGCCTCCCATGCGTAA
- a CDS encoding collagen-like protein: MRKLCLLALLVCPWASAQVVQVESHSLMRLPNTTSTLALERLDVADYGTLLVPSNVTELSIGQLHLGREARIAIVPAQQALEMKVSQAELAEGSQITARGAPGTYTKAARPGRNLNLRFEALNAPLLSVDARGGTGAPGYVGLDGANGQAPGCTWGSAGRGADGSNGADGQPGAAGALVRLELPRAYPDEQIKVMVDGGAGGAAGPGGKPGAGGKAKGCLVYTADGGKSGRPGADGQPGPAGAAGAVTVQRF; the protein is encoded by the coding sequence ATGCGTAAACTGTGTCTGCTCGCCTTACTCGTATGCCCGTGGGCCAGCGCTCAAGTGGTCCAGGTGGAAAGCCACTCGTTGATGCGCTTGCCCAACACCACCAGCACGCTTGCCCTGGAGCGATTGGACGTGGCCGACTACGGCACGCTGCTGGTGCCTTCGAACGTCACTGAGCTGTCGATCGGCCAATTGCACCTGGGACGTGAGGCAAGGATCGCCATCGTACCGGCACAACAGGCGCTGGAGATGAAAGTCAGCCAGGCCGAACTGGCCGAAGGCAGCCAGATTACCGCCCGTGGCGCGCCGGGAACCTATACCAAGGCGGCGCGCCCGGGGCGTAACCTCAATCTGCGCTTCGAGGCGTTGAACGCGCCGCTGTTGTCGGTGGATGCCCGTGGCGGTACCGGCGCGCCAGGTTATGTGGGTCTCGACGGCGCCAACGGCCAGGCACCGGGTTGCACTTGGGGTTCGGCCGGTCGCGGCGCCGACGGTAGCAACGGCGCTGACGGTCAGCCGGGCGCGGCCGGCGCGCTGGTTCGGCTGGAGTTGCCCCGCGCTTATCCCGACGAACAGATCAAGGTAATGGTAGATGGCGGCGCTGGTGGCGCGGCCGGGCCTGGCGGCAAGCCTGGCGCGGGAGGCAAGGCCAAGGGCTGCCTGGTCTACACCGCCGACGGCGGCAAGAGCGGTCGTCCCGGTGCCGATGGCCAGCCAGGGCCTGCCGGCGCGGCGGGTGCGGTGACGGTGCAGCGGTTCTAG
- a CDS encoding DUF2269 family protein, protein MTPFALVYTLHLLAALVWVGGMFFAWMILRPAAITALEGPARLKLWVEVFQRFFVWVWVAVVLLPISGVGLIHMRFAGFETAPRYVQVMMGLYVVMAALFIRIQGLQLPALRNAVTAQDWPTGAAVLGKIRRLVGINLLIGLLVVAIGAARPMF, encoded by the coding sequence ATGACACCCTTTGCCCTCGTCTACACCCTGCATTTGCTGGCGGCCCTGGTCTGGGTTGGCGGTATGTTTTTCGCCTGGATGATCCTGCGACCCGCCGCAATCACGGCGCTTGAGGGCCCTGCCCGGCTCAAGTTGTGGGTAGAAGTGTTTCAGCGTTTTTTCGTCTGGGTCTGGGTGGCCGTGGTGCTTTTGCCGATCAGCGGCGTGGGCCTGATCCACATGCGCTTCGCCGGTTTCGAAACCGCGCCGCGTTACGTGCAGGTAATGATGGGGTTGTATGTGGTGATGGCGGCTTTGTTCATCCGTATCCAGGGCCTGCAACTGCCAGCATTGCGTAACGCTGTGACGGCGCAGGATTGGCCGACGGGTGCGGCGGTGCTGGGGAAGATTCGCAGGCTGGTGGGGATCAATCTGTTGATCGGGTTGCTGGTGGTGGCGATCGGCGCGGCTCGGCCGATGTTCTGA